Proteins encoded together in one Miscanthus floridulus cultivar M001 chromosome 16, ASM1932011v1, whole genome shotgun sequence window:
- the LOC136514204 gene encoding uncharacterized protein isoform X2, translated as MGNICSRRNGGPNDEENAMALSFANAASTGARQAVMDAVQKAQHRGRESGEIVPAEALISGILPTTTAQVAAAEGAKEAIEDRARELNVLSRFASPLKEVKFAASSGAREGLTAAEILFRHDDIEGHARENMSLEVAAAAAGAGAWVSCLVAAQTHLTPAPN; from the exons ATGGGGAACATCTGCTCTCGCCGGAATGGCGGTCCCAATGACGAGGAGAACGCTATGGCTCTGTCATTCGCCAATGCTGCATCTACGGGTGCCAGGCAGGCTGTGATGGATGCCGTTCAGAAGGCCCAGCACCGAGGTAGAGAAAGCGGTGAGATTGTCCCTGCAGAGGCTTTGATCTCGGGTATCCTACCCACCACTACTGCTCAAGTGGCTGCCGCTGAGGGCGCAAAAGAGGCTATAGAGGACAGGGCAAGAGAGCTGAATGTTCTATCCCGTTTTGCCAGTCCTCTCAAAGAGGTGAAGTTCGCTGCAAGTTCTGGTGCCAGAGAAGGTTTGACGGCAGCTGAAATACTGTTCAGGCACGACGACATTGAAGGGCATGCTCGAGAG AACATGAGCTTGGAGGttgccgccgcagcagcaggtgCAGGGGCTTGGGTATCTTGCTTGGTCGCTGCGCAGACACATCTCACACCAGCACCCAAT TGA
- the LOC136514204 gene encoding uncharacterized protein isoform X1, producing the protein MGNICSRRNGGPNDEENAMALSFANAASTGARQAVMDAVQKAQHRGRESGEIVPAEALISGILPTTTAQVAAAEGAKEAIEDRARELNVLSRFASPLKEVKFAASSGAREGLTAAEILFRHDDIEGHARENMSLEVAAAAAGAGAWVSCLVAAQTHLTPAPNASKYTALLGSMLGGSMPTSAALYGLLNASSDLVKLCIFGGITLGVFVISSGLIAGLLGTTNGTVRFTKIATITAVSIVLIFFTVVLCMLFDSDNYKAVCACIFPMLTILFVVAALRYIYHSWR; encoded by the exons ATGGGGAACATCTGCTCTCGCCGGAATGGCGGTCCCAATGACGAGGAGAACGCTATGGCTCTGTCATTCGCCAATGCTGCATCTACGGGTGCCAGGCAGGCTGTGATGGATGCCGTTCAGAAGGCCCAGCACCGAGGTAGAGAAAGCGGTGAGATTGTCCCTGCAGAGGCTTTGATCTCGGGTATCCTACCCACCACTACTGCTCAAGTGGCTGCCGCTGAGGGCGCAAAAGAGGCTATAGAGGACAGGGCAAGAGAGCTGAATGTTCTATCCCGTTTTGCCAGTCCTCTCAAAGAGGTGAAGTTCGCTGCAAGTTCTGGTGCCAGAGAAGGTTTGACGGCAGCTGAAATACTGTTCAGGCACGACGACATTGAAGGGCATGCTCGAGAG AACATGAGCTTGGAGGttgccgccgcagcagcaggtgCAGGGGCTTGGGTATCTTGCTTGGTCGCTGCGCAGACACATCTCACACCAGCACCCAAT GCTAGCAAGTATACAGCTCTGTTAGGGTCTATGCTTGGGGGCTCAATGCCCACATCTGCTGCCTTGTATGGCCTGCTCAATGCATCAAGTGATCTCGTGAAGTTATGCATCTTTGGTGGCATTACATTGGGAGTCTTTGTCATCTCATCGGGTTTGATTGCTGGACTACTGGGCACAACGAATGGAACAGTCAGATTCACAAAGATTGCCACTATTACTGCTGTTTCCATAGTGTTGATCTTTTTTACCGTGGTGCTATGTATGCTTTTCGATTCAGACAATTACAAGGCTGTTTGTGCTTGTATATTTCCTATGTTGACCATCCTATTTGTAGTGGCTGCTTTGAGGTATATATATCATAGTTGGAGATG A